The Euwallacea fornicatus isolate EFF26 chromosome 14, ASM4011564v1, whole genome shotgun sequence nucleotide sequence CTGCAAATAGAAATTTGTGTATATTTCTTCAACAAACTATACAGTGTAAGTTACGTCTATGAATGAGGGACCAATACACAATAGATATGGTGAAAGCAACAGTCGTGGcaatcacattaatcacccaGTATAGTGGGTAGAGCTTTTGTATATACTGAACAAGCAGTGGTTTATCGAAAACTTCAGCACCCAGTAACGTGCAAATGATCATTAAGCACGATAAGAAGGACTGAAAGGTGCAAAAGGTTAATCCCCAGTTAGTCAAGTAGATCCACCACTTGTGTTTCCCATCTTCAGTCTCTTTGGTGTAGCTCAAAATCAGTATCACAAGAAATGCGACGAAATGAACTAGTCTCAGAATTAGATAGATGAGGTTGGTAATGTCTTTATTTCGTTGCCactaatgtaaataaaaatatataagtttatgaatatttgaatgaaaattttcttacctCTGAGACTGTGAATATATTCGGATTGGGGTagaatggaagaaaatttgaagGGTCAAAAGTATCTTTCCAAAAACccattatagttttttttgttttcaaatgtATTACGCAATGCTACTCTCACTTAAACTTATTTGGCACAATGCCAAACTGTATTGTAACACAATCGATTATTTAATCTACCGGTTAAGTGTTTAGGACGTTTCCTTGTCACGGTTAACTCGCACACTGATATGTAT carries:
- the LOC136343336 gene encoding protein rolling stone-like is translated as MGFWKDTFDPSNFLPFYPNPNIFTVSEWQRNKDITNLIYLILRLVHFVAFLVILILSYTKETEDGKHKWWIYLTNWGLTFCTFQSFLSCLMIICTLLGAEVFDKPLLVQYIQKLYPLYWVINVIATTVAFTISIVYWSLIHRPEYWSTLNFCVHGMNSILMFLDFCAVGHPVRLLHFYYPIIFTMIYVSMTAIYYSCGGTAKGGEKYIYPILKWDEPLKTLGYCGAIVILISVIHGVTFFMQLGKSKIANIFFGTSAKNTPEDIDAADQML